Within Mongoliitalea daihaiensis, the genomic segment TGGGTTCAGAACGTCGTGAGACAGTTCGGTCCCTATCTGTTGCGGGCGTGGGAAGTTTGAGGAGCTCTGACCTTAGTACGAGAGGACCGGGTTGGACTGACCGCTGGTGTACCGGTTGTGGTGCCAACTGCACTGCCGGGTAGCTACGTCGGGAAGGGATAAGCGCTGAAAGCATCTAAGTGCGAAACCCCCTCCAAGATGAGACTTCCAAACAGGGCCGTCAGAGACGATGACGTTGATAGGCTGCAGGTGTAAAGTCAGAGATGACATAGCCGAGCAGTACTAATTGCCCGAAAACTTACTTTCTCGAATGCTGTTGCATTCTCTGCGAAACATGATCAGGAGAGCCAAGAGTCAAGAACCAAGAATCAAGACCGGGTTACTCTAGAGAACAAAGATATTACAGATTGAAGACAGAAATACAGGATGGGATTAGTCTCATGTCTAGTGTCTTATGTCTCACATCTAAAGATTAGGCGGCCTAGCGCAGGGGTCCCACCTCTTCCCATCCCGAACAGAGAAGTTAAGCCCTGCAGCGCCGATGGTACTGGGGTTACACCCGGGAGAGTAGGTCGCCGCCACACTATTGAACCCTCAGGAGAAATCCTGGGGGTTTTGTGTTTGTAGGCTGTTAGGATAGATTGTTAGGGATAGCAACTGATATATGCTTGCGCGATATAAATGGATATATGCCTGCGGCGATATAAAGGGGCAGGAAGTAGAGGAGATTGTTTTTTTTGTATTACTTCACATGGTAGCGTGGCGTTCTTTGCGTTCTATCGTTGCGTCCGTTGCGTGAAACTTTGCGGCTTGGCGCATTTGCGAGACACCCAAAGTTACGGTTTACTGATGTTAGAAAATTTTAAATGATGAACTGGTGGTTCACTGTTCACTCTCCCTTTATCCTTTCACCTTTAGCCTTTCTCCTAAATCACTCAATCAACCATTTACTCAATTTACCAATAAACTTAACAAATGGTTACACCCGGGAGAGGAGAGCCTGTCCCGAGGATCGGGATCGCCGCCACATTATTGAACCCTCAGATGAAAATCTGGGGGTTTTGTGTTTGTAGGCTGTTAGGATAGATTTTTAGGGATAGCAACTGATATATGCTGACGCGATATAAATGGATATATGCTGACGCGATATATTCGGGGGCAGCAAGTAGAGGAGATAGTTTTTTTTGTATTACTTTACATGGTAGCGTGGCGTTCTTTGCGTTCTATCGTTGCGTCCGTAGCGAGAACCAACACTTTGACGATCAAGGTATAAACCTACTTTATGGTTTTCCCAAACAGCGGATCGTGTAATGAAAAAACGAAGGTCCAAAAGGTAATCGGTATCTAAACATCAATCCAACTAGTCACTCCATCAACTAAATGAACTCTTCTTATCGATTACTCAATCAACCAATTTGAATGAGTCTTTTCACCTTTTTCTTAATTTCTTTCAGCACTTGTGCGTTTTGTTTGGATTCAGAGAAAACTTCTATCAACTTTGGTCTCTTGCTTATGCTGTAAAAATCTTGAAGACTGTCATTCAAACTGTATTCATCTAAAACTGCTAAGTACTCTATATTAAAGTCCTGACATAAATTCTTCGCATCCAAAGCCTGCTTGGTTTCAAAAAATTCTTCCAACTCAGGTTGATTGGCAGGCCCTTCTATTAATCGAAATATTCCCCCAGCATGATTGTTGAAGACAATTATGCGAAGATTTGATATTGGATAATTATGCCAAAATGCATTGCGGTCATAAAAGAAGGCCATATCACCCGTTAATAAGGTTACGAAAGCATCTGTAGTGAAACAGCAACCTACTGAAGTACTGTTGCTACCATCTATGCCTGAGGTCCCTCTATTGGCCACAATTTCTTGCCTGCGGGGTCCTAAGAAATTGAGATACCGCACTGCCATGCTGTTTGCAACATGGATGATAGAGTCGGTGGGAATTTCTTTTAGAATTCTATTGAACGCTTTGTATTCACCAAAAGTAGCTTCATCAACAAAGTCAGGTAGATTTTTGGCTAGAGACTGTTCCACAGTATGCCAGGTTGTGTAATAGGAAGCTTGCGTTTCCTTTCCACGGGCAAGAACTTGTAAAAAATTGATGATTTCTGTTCGAATGATTTTTGATAGTTTTTTGAATGTGTCTGGTACATAATCATCAGGACTAACATGCCAATGTTGTGCATCTGATTGGCGGAGAAAAAGCTTTAGATTTTTTGAAATAATGCTTTTACCAAAACTAATGATAAGGTCAGGTTTTAGGCTTTCTTTTAATTCCTCCATTCCTGTAAAGTGGTCGTGGAAGCAAATACTTCCATCTACCTGACAATTTGAAATGGTATCGGTGATGAGTACAGCTGTTTTATGTTGAACGATCGAATCAAGGGCTTGCCTTACAAAAGGATTTGGGCGTTGCTGCCCACAAACAAGTACAATTCTATTGAATCTTTCTAATTCCGTTAAGAGCCGCTCTTGCTGGTTTTCGTTAAGTTGTCTTTTAGCTTCTAAAAGTTCAAAATTAGCAGCTGCTTTGAATTCAAATCGTTCCGTTGGGCTAGGGTAAAATGGTTCACGTAAAGGGATATTGATGTGTACAGGACCCATAGGGTGTTCTCCTGCGGTCTGTATAGCCTCGCGTACCATTCTTTGAGCATGCCATATTTTATCTTCGTGTTCAAATGCATCTGGGAATTGGAAAGAGGCTTTGATATGCTTGCCGAAAATTCCCTGTTGACGGATTGTCTGCCCATCCCATTGATCGATCCATTCCGGCGGTCTGTCAGCAGTCAAAACTAAAAGTGGAATCTGTTGGAAAAAAGCCTCCGAAATAGCAGGAGCATAATTGTAGGCAGCCGAACCTGAGGTACAGACCAACACAGTAGGGACTTCTTTTTGCTGGGCAATCCCCATGGCAATAAATGCTGCTGCTCGTTCGTCTGAGATGGTTTTTACCATAATAGCCGGGTGACGAGAAAAAGCCAAGGTTAAAGGGGCGCATCGTGAACCTGGTGACAAAACTGCGTCTTTTATTCCTTGCGCAACACAAATGCTTACAAGGTCAAGTATGGGTTGTAAGATCAATCTTTCGGGGATTTTAGGAAGTTACCGATAATATCACACTTCATTTCTGTTTCTTCCCATTCTTTTTCTGGGTTGGAATCTTCTGTGACACCTGCTCCTGCATAGAGTAAGGCTTCTTTTTCTAATAAACGGGCAGTTCGCAAATTTACAAAAATCCGCGTTTCACCGTCCATATTCACCGGGCCTATAAATCCTGCAAACAAAGAGCGGTTGAATCGTTCGTGAGTGCTTAAAAACTCAAATGCTTCTTTTCGAGGCATGCCACATACCGCAGAAGTTGGATGTAAGAGTTTGAGCATCACTGATCCTAGTTGTGGAAAATTAGTAGCCTCCATATCCACTTTGAAATCGGAACGTAAATGGAGTAGATTTCCTGCCACAACAGTCTTTGGGCCTTGTTCTGTATACTCTCGTAAACGTATTTTTTTAAAGCAGTCAACAATGTATCTACTTACCAAAGCCTGTTCTTCAATCTCTTTCTGTGTCCAAGCAGCATTTTTTATTGGATTATCACCATATGCTTTTTGAGTTCCTGCTAAAGACATCGTGAAAAATTCTTTTCCTTTTGTCTGAATCAATGTTTCTGGAGAAGCCCCTATCCAGGTACCTATTCCAGGGATATGGAAGAAATTAATAAATGCATTCGGATAACTTTCCAGTAATCGATGCATAGAATGAATCAAATTGAAGTCCTTTGAAAGCGGTAGACGTTTGAGTTTAGCAGGCACAATTTTATGGAGCTTTCCTGTTTGTATAGCCTCAATTCCTTGCAAAACCAACTCAATAAAGTCTTCTTTGGTGTACGCAATTTCTTGTTGACAAGGTCCGTTACGATCCAAAGGGGTAAAAGACTTTCGGATGATTTCATGTACGCGTAAGGGGAGGGGATCAGTATTTTCTAGAAGAAAAGGAATTTCCTGATCGGATAGAGGGATATCTAACTGAATTGTAAAATAGGTGTGTGCCTCAAGAAAATAGGCTTTTTGATCTTCTTGATCTTCGAAGGGGTGCACAATAAATCCTGCTGGAAGTTCTTCCAAATCCAGTGGTACGCGTTTGATAATTTTGGAATCATCAATCAACACATGCAAAACATTGGACTTCGGAAATCTCCAGATCGCCAATTGATTATCATTTTGTAAATGCTTCGCAATAAGTATCCCCAAAAGTTCATCTAAGTCCAAAGACTGATGTGTGATTGAAGTCTGCATGTTATTTTTTCTCCATTACAGCCATGGTGATTCTGCTGATACAACTCAAATCGCCCGATGCTGTGTATATTTTAATCTCCCAGATTTGTGTTTTTTTTCCGATATGAATGGGCTTTGTGATACCTTTCACATGTCCTTCTCTAACGGATTTTATGTGGTTGGCGTTTATTTCCAGTCCTACACAGTAATGAGTTTTAGGGTTTACGGTTAAGGTCGCTGCCACACTCCCCAAAGTTTCCGCCAAAACCACATTCGCACCCCCATGTAACAGTCCTAAGGGCTGTTTGGTTCGATCGGTTACTGGCATTGTAGCTTCTAAAAAATCATTTCCAATAGCTGTAAATTGAATATTTAGGAAGTCGGTCATCGTATTTTTTCCCCAATTATTGAGGGTATCTAATTCAATGTTTGCAGGAAATATCATGTATTGTCAGCTAAATGCGTTTTCTTTGGGAATTCAAACAAAAATAAAGAATCTTGTCGAGCAAAAAAATTTACTTGGTCCGACACGGACAGACGGATTACAATCTAAAAGGAGTAGTGCAAGGAAGTGGGATAGATGCTCCCCTTAATGATACCGGCTTTCAACAAGCTAAGGCATTTTTTGACTATTATAAAGATGTTCCATTTGATAAGGTTTTTTATACGGGATTACAACGAACAAGGCAGTCAATACAAGGTTTTCTGGACCTCGGATTGCCATTTGAGTCTATCCCAGATTTAAATGAAATCTCTTGGGGTAAATATGAAGGAGTTCCAATGACACCCTCCGAACATCAATATTACCAATACATGTTGCATCGATGGTCTACAGGAGACTTGAATTATGCAATTGATGGAGGGGAGAGTCCCAATCAAGTGGCTGTGCGGTTGAAGCGGGGAATGGATTATATCTTAAAACAACCTTGTGAGACTATATTGATTTGCATGCATGGTCGGGCAATACGTATCCTAATGGCGGTTTTATTGGAGATGGATTTGCGCTATATGGATGTTTTCCAGCATCAGAATTTAGGTCTCTACTTGCTTCAGACGCAAGGAAATGGAAAATTTATGATTGAAAAGTATAATTCAGGAGACCATTTTAAGGAGTAGCAATATCTTTGGAGGGTTTGTTGCCCCTTTTTGATTTGGTAATCTTTTCCTCTAATCCCAAATACATAGCATTGAAAATTGCCCTGTTTTCATCCATATCAATGATTTGCAGGGCGATTTCTTCCAAAGGTGTGATCCGAGAAGCATTTACGCGGATAAAAAAATCACCCAATTGACGCTTATCAATGTTACCAAATGGGACTTTTACTAGAATGGCAGCATCTGAATTACCCGCATAAGCTTTGGTTTTGAAAATATTCATCAAACTAAGTTCTATGTATGCGGTACTGGTCTTGTTTGCTTTGAGTTCAGCTTTATCAAAAAGAATTAAAAAAGTCTTCTCCACTGGGTCGCTGGCAAACGCCCCTGTAAACAGTAATAGACAGATGCATGTAGAAATAAACTTTTTCATACTTGAAACTTATGAAAGTTTAACGAGCATTCCAAAAAACTGTTTTATAAAAAGAAAACCCGGAATTTCCGGGTTTTAAAATTAAGCTCTGCTTCTTTTCTTTTTTGTAGTTGGTTCTTCTTCGATTTCATCTTCAACTCCAGCGAAGATTCTTCCGCAATGTTCACAAACTATCAATTTTTTCTTCTCTCTAATGTCTGCTTGTCTTTGAGGAGGAACTACATTGAAACATCCACCACAAGCATTTCTCTTAACCATTACTACAGCCAAACCATTTTTGGCATTCTCTCTGATTTTGGTGTAAGATTTAATTAATCGCTCTTCGATTTTTTTAGCTGCTTTCTCTTTCTCATTGATAAGCTTAGCTTCTTCCGCTTCACTCTCAGCTACGATTGTATCAAGTTCTCCCTTTTTACCATCCAAATCCTTCTGTCTATCCTTCAAAATTTCTTTCAAAGCCTCTACATCAGTATTTTTTTGCTCGATTTTAGCTTGAGACTCTCCAATTTTCTTTTTGGAAACTTGGATTTCAAGGTCTTGAAGCTCTAATTCTTTTGTGATGGCGTCATACTCACGGTTGTTTCTGACGTTCATCTGCTGCTCGTTGTATTTCTTTATCAACTTCTCCGATTCTTTGATATTATCTTTGAATCGCTTGATATCGTCTTCGAGCGTTTGGATGTCGGTCTGGAATTTATCCAACCTAGTCTGATATCCTATAATTTCATCCTCAAGGTCTTGAACTTCTTCCGGTAGAGCACCTCTAACTTTAAAAATCGCGTCAAGTCTGGAATCTATTTTCTGAAGGTTTAATAAGGCTTCAAGCTTCTGTGCAACTGTACTTTCCATGTACTATATGTAAGTTATGGGATTCGTAACTACTTTTGTCAAATAGAGTGCAATATTAGTAAATTTTTGTGACAATATGTCGGCTAATAATTCTTTTGTGTATATTTCACTTTCATAATGGCCAATGTCACAAATAACGATCTGATTTTCAGCATCAAAGAATTCGTGGTATTTCACATCAGAAGTTATAAAAAATTGAGCCCCAGATTTTTTAGCTTGGGAAAGAAGAAATATTCCTGCTCCGCCGCAAACTGCAATTTTTTTTACGGGCCCTTCCAGCAAGCGCGTATGTTTCACGACTTGTAGATTCATGGATTTTTTTAAATGAAGCAAAAACTCTTCTTCATTCAAAACTTCATTCAATTCCCCAACCATTCCTGCACCTACTTCTTGATTTTCATTTTCTAATCGTTGTAGGTAGTAAGCAACTTCTTCATACGGGTGTGCTTTTTTTAAAGCTTGGATAATCTGCTTCTCCAAATGGTTAGGAAAGAGCACTTCTATACGGGTTTCATTTTCTTCATGTGCTTTTCCTGGGCTACCGATATAGGGGGTTGCTTGACTCGATGGAGTAAACGTGCCCTTGCCCTCTACTAAAAAACTGCAGGAGGAATATTCTCCAATCTCTCCTGCACCTGCATCAAATAAAGCTTGTAAAACATTTTCCGTTGCATGGATAGGACTAAAAGTGACTAATTTAGAGAGTGTGGCTTTTTTTGGTGCCAAAATCTTTGTGTTATTTAAACCAAGTTTATCACAGATTTTTTTATTCACTCCATGCGCTACATGGTCTAAGTTGGTGTGGATAGCGTATATTGCAATATCGTGCTTGATAGCGAGAATAATGGTTCGTTCTACATAATCTCTCCCTGTTAGACTTTTAAGTCCCTTGAATACGATTGGATGATGGGCTACAATCAAATTGCACCCCAAGTCTTTGGCCTCTTGCACCACAGCTTCGGTTGCATCAAGGGTGCATAGAATGCCTGTTATTTCAGCCTGAGGATTTCCTGTGATAAGTTGTGCATTGTCATAAGACTCTTGATAGGCCGCAGGGGCAACTTGCTCCAAGTAAGAAACTACTTCATGAATCGTATATGCCATATATTTTCCTTTACTTTGTTTTCTTCAAAAGTACTTAATTTTCGGTAATGCCTACCCATAATCCATTTCTTTACCTTTTGTCCCGGCTGTATGATGCTGTCACTGCGTTTAGAAATCATAGGTTTGATTCCGGGAAAAAGAGAATGACTGTATTTGAAGTGCCGACCATAGCTGTTGGAAATTTGAGTTGGGGTGGGACTGGGAAAACTCCTATGATTGAGTTTTTAATTACTCTCTTTCAAGAAAGATACAGGTTAGCTGTTTTAAGTAGGGGCTATGGTAGGAAAACGCAAGGGTTTTTGTTGGCTGATCAAACAACGGATGCTAAAAAAATCGGAGATGAACCATTTCAGATTTACACAAAATTTGGTAAAAAAGTGAGTGTGGCGGTAGGGGAGCAGCGGGTCTTGGCAATACCAGAATTGCTGGCTTTAAGACAGGATACAGATTTGATTTTGTTAGATGATGCATATCAACACCGATATGTCAAGGCTGATTTTTACATTTTGTTGACCACTTTTCAAAAACCGTTTTTTGAAGATCATGTGATACCTTTAGGTACTTTACGTGAAAATCGCTCAGGAGCAAAAAGAGCTGATTTGATCGTGGTGACTAAATGTCCCTTAACACTTAATTCTGATCAGAAAAATGCGTACAAAAAAAATATAGTAAGGTATACAGAAGGTAAACAAGTCCCCATAGTATTTAGTACCTTGAAGTATGGCAGTCCTTACCCAGTATCCAAGGCTGCTAGAGAATGGACTGGTCAGGTGTTATTGGTGTCAGGAATTGCAGATGATACAGTACTAAAAAAAGAAGTAGAGAAACGATATTCATTACAAGAAGTAATCACCTTCGGAGATCATCATCGATACACATCAAAAGATCTTCAGCTGATGCTAGAAAAGATTAAAAAAAATAAGGACTGGGTAGTTTTAACGACCGAAAAAGATATAACGAAACTTAATGTAGCCGCATTTAGTGGATTTTTGGAAGAAATTCCGATTTTTGCCTTGCCAATGATGATGACATTTGATGCAACCGACCAACAATTTGTAAAAGAATGTTTGCAAACAGTGGTTGAGGACAAATTAAGGAATGGAGAAGCGATTTAAGTACTTATTTTTCTTGCTATGCTGTATGCTGTTTGCGTTAGACATGCATGCACAACGACCGCTTCCCGGACAGACAGGTGGTCAGGGGTTTCCTCCTAATCAAGGGCAGCAGCGGGAATTGAAAGATCCTAACCAAGAACAAGGTGAACAAGGAGGTCGAAAAAAATTGATTGATGATTCGACTCAGATGGTCTATGGGCCTAAAACGACTCTTTATTTTTTGGAAAAAGATATCAAACGGAATAGAGTTCAGAAATTTGAAGTAGATACCTTGTTGAATAATTTCCACTACTACGAGCCAAATGCTAAAAGTGGATGGAAGTATCAGGATTTGGGAAATGTGGGCAGTGCTGCCAAACCTTTATTTTATCAAGCGCCTGAAATGATCGGGACGACAAGTGGTTTCCATGCCTATGATTTGTATTACAATTCGACAGATAGCATGAAGTATTACGACACCAAGTCTCCTTACACCTCGATGAATGCATTTTACGGAGGTGGTAATCGGAATTTACTTGATGTCGTATTTGCGAGGAATGTAAACCCACGTTGGAATGTGGGTTTTAATTTCAGTACTATAAGAGCAAGAAAGACATTGAATCCTAATCGGAGAGATGATAATTTGGCAGAACAAAATGCCTACTCTGTACATACTTCCTACAAATCAGAAAATGGGAAGTATTTATTGCTGGCTAATTTTTCACGGATGCTTCACAAAGTCAATGAACAAGGTGGGATTATCTCACCAAGTATTGATGAGAATTCCCTCCTGTTTGCTTATGAAGATGCCAAGGTTTGGTTGAGAAACTCAAAAGCCTCGGACCTAAGGCAAGACATTCACTTGTATCAGGAGTATGAAGTAATCAAAGGCTGGCAAGTATATCATGTGTTTGATCGAAGAAAGCAGGAGGTAACATTTCGGACGAATTTAAATTCTCCTGATTCAGCATTTTTCAATCGTTTCAATCCAGAGCGCTTCAATACCATCGATAGCACTTTCAATAACAATCATTTTTCCGAGTGGAGAAATGAATTTGGCTTTAAGGGAGATATTGGCCCTATTTATTATAATGCATTTTTGAAGTATCGGACAGGCCGCATGAAGAGCCCTTTCTTCGTCGCCAATAATGGATTTAATGAATTGTCTATCGGAGGAGCTTTACGTGGAGATATTTCTGAAAAGTGGAGATTTGAAGCAGAAGGAGAGTATTTGTTTCCGGACGCTTTCCGTATTAAAGGACTGTTTGTGTCGCCTTGGTTGGAAGCGTCCTACACCAAGGCATTATATCGCCCTACCTCCTTTCAAATGCTTGCCCGAGGGAATCATCACCGCTGGAGCAATCG encodes:
- the menD gene encoding 2-succinyl-5-enolpyruvyl-6-hydroxy-3-cyclohexene-1-carboxylic-acid synthase: MILQPILDLVSICVAQGIKDAVLSPGSRCAPLTLAFSRHPAIMVKTISDERAAAFIAMGIAQQKEVPTVLVCTSGSAAYNYAPAISEAFFQQIPLLVLTADRPPEWIDQWDGQTIRQQGIFGKHIKASFQFPDAFEHEDKIWHAQRMVREAIQTAGEHPMGPVHINIPLREPFYPSPTERFEFKAAANFELLEAKRQLNENQQERLLTELERFNRIVLVCGQQRPNPFVRQALDSIVQHKTAVLITDTISNCQVDGSICFHDHFTGMEELKESLKPDLIISFGKSIISKNLKLFLRQSDAQHWHVSPDDYVPDTFKKLSKIIRTEIINFLQVLARGKETQASYYTTWHTVEQSLAKNLPDFVDEATFGEYKAFNRILKEIPTDSIIHVANSMAVRYLNFLGPRRQEIVANRGTSGIDGSNSTSVGCCFTTDAFVTLLTGDMAFFYDRNAFWHNYPISNLRIIVFNNHAGGIFRLIEGPANQPELEEFFETKQALDAKNLCQDFNIEYLAVLDEYSLNDSLQDFYSISKRPKLIEVFSESKQNAQVLKEIKKKVKRLIQIG
- a CDS encoding chorismate-binding protein; this translates as MQTSITHQSLDLDELLGILIAKHLQNDNQLAIWRFPKSNVLHVLIDDSKIIKRVPLDLEELPAGFIVHPFEDQEDQKAYFLEAHTYFTIQLDIPLSDQEIPFLLENTDPLPLRVHEIIRKSFTPLDRNGPCQQEIAYTKEDFIELVLQGIEAIQTGKLHKIVPAKLKRLPLSKDFNLIHSMHRLLESYPNAFINFFHIPGIGTWIGASPETLIQTKGKEFFTMSLAGTQKAYGDNPIKNAAWTQKEIEEQALVSRYIVDCFKKIRLREYTEQGPKTVVAGNLLHLRSDFKVDMEATNFPQLGSVMLKLLHPTSAVCGMPRKEAFEFLSTHERFNRSLFAGFIGPVNMDGETRIFVNLRTARLLEKEALLYAGAGVTEDSNPEKEWEETEMKCDIIGNFLKSPKD
- a CDS encoding hotdog fold thioesterase produces the protein MIFPANIELDTLNNWGKNTMTDFLNIQFTAIGNDFLEATMPVTDRTKQPLGLLHGGANVVLAETLGSVAATLTVNPKTHYCVGLEINANHIKSVREGHVKGITKPIHIGKKTQIWEIKIYTASGDLSCISRITMAVMEKK
- a CDS encoding histidine phosphatase family protein, which produces MSSKKIYLVRHGQTDYNLKGVVQGSGIDAPLNDTGFQQAKAFFDYYKDVPFDKVFYTGLQRTRQSIQGFLDLGLPFESIPDLNEISWGKYEGVPMTPSEHQYYQYMLHRWSTGDLNYAIDGGESPNQVAVRLKRGMDYILKQPCETILICMHGRAIRILMAVLLEMDLRYMDVFQHQNLGLYLLQTQGNGKFMIEKYNSGDHFKE
- a CDS encoding zinc ribbon domain-containing protein, which codes for MESTVAQKLEALLNLQKIDSRLDAIFKVRGALPEEVQDLEDEIIGYQTRLDKFQTDIQTLEDDIKRFKDNIKESEKLIKKYNEQQMNVRNNREYDAITKELELQDLEIQVSKKKIGESQAKIEQKNTDVEALKEILKDRQKDLDGKKGELDTIVAESEAEEAKLINEKEKAAKKIEERLIKSYTKIRENAKNGLAVVMVKRNACGGCFNVVPPQRQADIREKKKLIVCEHCGRIFAGVEDEIEEEPTTKKKRSRA
- a CDS encoding Nif3-like dinuclear metal center hexameric protein, coding for MAYTIHEVVSYLEQVAPAAYQESYDNAQLITGNPQAEITGILCTLDATEAVVQEAKDLGCNLIVAHHPIVFKGLKSLTGRDYVERTIILAIKHDIAIYAIHTNLDHVAHGVNKKICDKLGLNNTKILAPKKATLSKLVTFSPIHATENVLQALFDAGAGEIGEYSSCSFLVEGKGTFTPSSQATPYIGSPGKAHEENETRIEVLFPNHLEKQIIQALKKAHPYEEVAYYLQRLENENQEVGAGMVGELNEVLNEEEFLLHLKKSMNLQVVKHTRLLEGPVKKIAVCGGAGIFLLSQAKKSGAQFFITSDVKYHEFFDAENQIVICDIGHYESEIYTKELLADILSQKFTNIALYLTKVVTNPITYI
- the lpxK gene encoding tetraacyldisaccharide 4'-kinase, with translation MPTHNPFLYLLSRLYDAVTAFRNHRFDSGKKRMTVFEVPTIAVGNLSWGGTGKTPMIEFLITLFQERYRLAVLSRGYGRKTQGFLLADQTTDAKKIGDEPFQIYTKFGKKVSVAVGEQRVLAIPELLALRQDTDLILLDDAYQHRYVKADFYILLTTFQKPFFEDHVIPLGTLRENRSGAKRADLIVVTKCPLTLNSDQKNAYKKNIVRYTEGKQVPIVFSTLKYGSPYPVSKAAREWTGQVLLVSGIADDTVLKKEVEKRYSLQEVITFGDHHRYTSKDLQLMLEKIKKNKDWVVLTTEKDITKLNVAAFSGFLEEIPIFALPMMMTFDATDQQFVKECLQTVVEDKLRNGEAI
- a CDS encoding putative porin, with amino-acid sequence MEKRFKYLFFLLCCMLFALDMHAQRPLPGQTGGQGFPPNQGQQRELKDPNQEQGEQGGRKKLIDDSTQMVYGPKTTLYFLEKDIKRNRVQKFEVDTLLNNFHYYEPNAKSGWKYQDLGNVGSAAKPLFYQAPEMIGTTSGFHAYDLYYNSTDSMKYYDTKSPYTSMNAFYGGGNRNLLDVVFARNVNPRWNVGFNFSTIRARKTLNPNRRDDNLAEQNAYSVHTSYKSENGKYLLLANFSRMLHKVNEQGGIISPSIDENSLLFAYEDAKVWLRNSKASDLRQDIHLYQEYEVIKGWQVYHVFDRRKQEVTFRTNLNSPDSAFFNRFNPERFNTIDSTFNNNHFSEWRNEFGFKGDIGPIYYNAFLKYRTGRMKSPFFVANNGFNELSIGGALRGDISEKWRFEAEGEYLFPDAFRIKGLFVSPWLEASYTKALYRPTSFQMLARGNHHRWSNRFANTGLDQIQAMLKVDVNSFSLRPNLTLNRVNNYVFFNQEQQATQSTAEAFMIIPGIRSSVNLRKKLFWESEVYYTLIEGEGASNFRIPSWFINSRIYYESPMFDDNLYIQIGLDGRFRSDFLAEDYNPAMQQFFLQDEFNVFAYPVVDFFINARINRTRILFRFNHLNINTLQQPGYFVTPYYTGLRRVFDIGISWPLFD